GAGCCGTGTCCTCATAGTAGATTTTCACCTCGTCGCCGACCGCGAGGTCCGTGACCGCCTTGCGGCCTTCGGCGGTGGCGACCTTGATGGTCTCTGCGTTCTGCAGGAGCGTCTCGATGCGGTCGCCGTTTTCTGTCTCGGCTTCGACCCGGAACATCGGGCGCTTCTCGATTTTCGCCCGGCCGACGATGGCCTCGCGGGTGTGTCCCGCCGTATCGACGACCTGCACCTCGTCGCCGCTTTTGAGTTCCGCGAGGTACTTCGTGCCGCCGTCTGGCGTCCGGACGTAGGCGTGGACCGCCCCAGCGTTCACGCGGAACGGGCGAGAGGCGACGTACGGCGACTCTGCGGTCTCCGCGTGGACGAAAAAGAGGCCGCGGCTCATGCTGCCGACCAACATCCCCTCGTCGTGTTCGAACAGCGACCCCGTGTCGACGCAGACGCGGTCTGCGGACCCCGTCTGTTCGATGGCGGTGACGGTCGCCCACTGGAGGTCGAGCGACTCACGGGCGGCGTCGTCGCGCACTTCGACCGTGCGACGAATCTCGTCGGGGTCGTCGGTGTCGAGCAACACGGCGTCTGCGCCGAGTTCGAGCGTCTCGAAGGCCGTCTTCGCCTCTGCGGCTGTTTGGACGCCCGCGACGAGTTCCGTCTCCTCGCCGATGCGGGCGATGAGGTTTTCGAGCGGGATGATGGTCCAGTCCTCGCCGATGACGATGGTGTAGTCTGCGTCCTGGGCGGCGGCCTCGGCGAACGACTCGTAGTCCTTGTTCAGAATGCGGACGTACGCACCGTGAGCGCGGTCGTCGCTGCGCCGCAGTGTAGAGAGGTCAGCAGACCCGGAGAAGTCGTTTGGCAGGTCGACGGTTCCGTCACCTTCGCCTTCCTTGCCGACGATGGTCGCGTCGGGTAGGTCCTCGATGCCTTCGGGTTCTGCGTCCATGACGTGGACGTCGCCGTTTGTGAACGCCGCGACGTTCACCTGGCCGAGTTCGCGAACCTTCGCGACGTCTTCGCTGTCTACGAGTACCCAGTCGACGCCGGCCTCGAGCCCAGCGGTGATTCGTTTCCGGCGCGCCTCCCAGTCGCCGACGGTGTCGTCGGCTTTGAGCCAAACGGAGCGTGTCATACTCTGACGCTCGCGGCGGGGATTCTTGAACGTGGCGGAAGTGGCCACTGTCTCCCCGCCGGCCGGTTTCGTGGCCGTCGCTGGAGAAGGCTGGAGACGTGATGAAACACCGCTTCGTCAGGCTTTAACGGCGAGGCCGGCGCGTTCGAGCGCGTCCGCGGCGGGTGCGTCGTTGTGTACCACGTCCGCGACGGCGCGGGCGATGGCCTCTGGGTTCTCGTGCTGGAAGATAGACCGACCCATTGAGACGCCGGCCGCGCCGCCGTCCATCGCGCCGCGGACCATCTCGATGGTTTCTAAATCAGTTCCTCTGGAGCCGCCGGCGATGACGACGGGGAGGCGGGTCGATTCGGTGACGTGACGGAAGCTTTCGGGGTCGCCCGAGTAGGCCGTCTTGATGATGTCCGCGCCGAGTTCTTCGCCGAAGCGGACGGCGTGGCCGAGGGCTTCTGCGTCGTGTTCGTCGATGCCGGGGCCGCGTGCGTAGGTCATCGCAAGGACAGGGATGCCGAGTCGGTCAGCCTCGGAGGTGACCCGTGCGAGGTCTTCCATCTGTTTCGGTTCGTGGTCTGACCCGACGTTGATGTGCAACGAGACGGCGTCAGCGCCGGCGCGAACTGCGTCTTCGACGGTGCTCGTCATGCGTTTGTCGTTTTCGTCGGGACCGATTGTCGTAGAAGCGTTGAGGTGGACGACGTAGCCTTTGTCGTTCTTGTTCGCGTGGACGCGGGGGGCGATTCCCTTCTGGGTGAGGACGCAATCTGCGCCGCCGCGTGTCACCGCGTCGATGGTCGATTCGATGTCTTTGAGGCCCTGTACGGCCCCGAGTGTAATGCCGTGGTCCATAGGGACGATGACGTATCGACCCCGTGTGCCGATTCGCTCGAGACGAGCTGTTTTTCCGATACTCATTGGTATGTTAGTGTGTAGCAAGCGTTATTTAAGTGCGTTCCGGTCGCGGCACACGTTGGGAGTATCCCGTCCGTGCGCCCTCGGCCAGTTCTGCCGCCTTCTGTTCCAGTTTCGTCGCCACTTCGTCCCCAGCGGCAATGAGGTCAACGAAGACGCTTCCGGCGACGACGCCGTCCGCGCCCGCGGCGACGATTTCGCGAGCGTGGTGACGCTCGCTCACCCCGAAGCCGACCGCCTTCGGCACGTCGTAGTCCGCGAGGCGGCCGAGACTGTCGTGGGTCTGCGAACTCACGTCCGCCTGCGCCCCGGTGGTCCCGAGGCGCGCCTGGACGTAGACGAATCCGGAGACCTGTTCCATCACCCGGTCGAGTCGGTCGCCCCGGGTCGTCGGCGCGACGATGAAGATGAGGTCGAGGCCGAACTCG
This sequence is a window from Haladaptatus sp. QDMS2. Protein-coding genes within it:
- a CDS encoding 3-dehydroquinate synthase II gives rise to the protein MTRSVWLKADDTVGDWEARRKRITAGLEAGVDWVLVDSEDVAKVRELGQVNVAAFTNGDVHVMDAEPEGIEDLPDATIVGKEGEGDGTVDLPNDFSGSADLSTLRRSDDRAHGAYVRILNKDYESFAEAAAQDADYTIVIGEDWTIIPLENLIARIGEETELVAGVQTAAEAKTAFETLELGADAVLLDTDDPDEIRRTVEVRDDAARESLDLQWATVTAIEQTGSADRVCVDTGSLFEHDEGMLVGSMSRGLFFVHAETAESPYVASRPFRVNAGAVHAYVRTPDGGTKYLAELKSGDEVQVVDTAGHTREAIVGRAKIEKRPMFRVEAETENGDRIETLLQNAETIKVATAEGRKAVTDLAVGDEVKIYYEDTARHFGEAVEESIIEK
- a CDS encoding 2-amino-3,7-dideoxy-D-threo-hept-6-ulosonate synthase yields the protein MSIGKTARLERIGTRGRYVIVPMDHGITLGAVQGLKDIESTIDAVTRGGADCVLTQKGIAPRVHANKNDKGYVVHLNASTTIGPDENDKRMTSTVEDAVRAGADAVSLHINVGSDHEPKQMEDLARVTSEADRLGIPVLAMTYARGPGIDEHDAEALGHAVRFGEELGADIIKTAYSGDPESFRHVTESTRLPVVIAGGSRGTDLETIEMVRGAMDGGAAGVSMGRSIFQHENPEAIARAVADVVHNDAPAADALERAGLAVKA